From Micromonospora rhizosphaerae, the proteins below share one genomic window:
- a CDS encoding PadR family transcriptional regulator gives MMILGLVRWMQPVHGYDVRRELLSWKADQWANVQPGSIYHALRKLTEEGLLRTVATEQVGGRPARTTYEITDKGVDEFETLLRGLWWRLEERTDPFSAAFSFLPALPREEAAAALRNRAMLLRATVESIRAALDSEWLRTTRPVYVGWMFELWAGRAEAEIAWCERIAERVESGVSYLPAELTDAEGWAEWRERTAEGRKPDSHTQ, from the coding sequence ATGATGATTCTCGGATTGGTCAGGTGGATGCAGCCGGTGCACGGCTACGACGTGCGTCGCGAGCTGCTGAGTTGGAAGGCCGATCAATGGGCCAACGTGCAACCCGGCTCGATCTACCACGCGCTGCGGAAGTTGACCGAGGAGGGGCTGCTGCGCACCGTCGCCACGGAACAGGTCGGTGGGCGACCGGCGCGGACCACGTACGAGATCACCGACAAGGGCGTCGACGAGTTCGAGACGCTGCTGCGGGGCCTGTGGTGGAGGCTGGAGGAGCGGACCGACCCGTTCTCCGCGGCCTTCTCCTTCCTGCCGGCGCTCCCTCGTGAGGAGGCGGCCGCGGCGCTGCGCAACCGGGCGATGCTGCTCCGGGCCACTGTGGAGTCGATCCGGGCGGCGCTCGACTCCGAGTGGCTGCGGACCACCCGGCCTGTGTACGTGGGCTGGATGTTCGAGCTGTGGGCCGGCCGGGCGGAGGCGGAGATCGCCTGGTGCGAGCGGATCGCCGAGCGGGTCGAGTCGGGAGTGTCGTACCTGCCTGCTGAGCTGACGGATGCGGAGGGTTGGGCCGAGTGGCGGGAGCGCACCGCGGAGGGCCGGAAACCCGACAGTCACACGCAATAA
- the thrS gene encoding threonine--tRNA ligase, translating to MKESDMIDHRRLGRKLELFVSDPLAGSGLPIWLPAGAAARHAVEEYVRDLERRAGYRHVYSPPLGKRELFELSGHLGYFADDMFPPMRLGADDEFVLRPALCPHHALVFRARGRSYRELPLRIAELGGMYRAERSGVLGGLTRVRAISLNDAHNFCALDQVGDEVREILRLIREAHAALGVRPAGFRLSLRGPGEKYVGDDAQWARAEELLRAALDGVDYTEGPGEAAFYGPKIDIQIVDAAGRESTISTIQLDFDKPERLDLSYVDSDGARRRPVMVHRSLVGSMERLFAYLIEVHAGAFPAWYAPVQLVVLPVDDGQLGPAVELVRRAEAAGLRAEVDSAGSLGARIRNAAGRKIPYVGVIGPREAAEGSLSLRLRDGRSLAPMSVADALGLVGAVVAARSADLLPAD from the coding sequence ATCAAGGAGAGCGACATGATCGACCACCGCAGGCTCGGCCGGAAGCTGGAGCTGTTCGTCTCCGACCCCCTCGCGGGCTCCGGCCTGCCCATCTGGCTGCCGGCCGGCGCCGCCGCCCGGCACGCCGTCGAGGAGTACGTCCGGGACCTGGAGCGCCGGGCCGGTTACCGGCACGTCTACTCGCCGCCGCTGGGCAAGCGGGAGCTGTTCGAGCTCTCCGGCCACCTCGGCTACTTCGCCGACGACATGTTCCCGCCGATGCGGCTGGGCGCCGACGACGAGTTCGTGCTGCGACCGGCGCTCTGTCCGCACCACGCGCTGGTCTTCCGGGCCCGCGGCCGCTCCTACCGGGAGCTGCCGCTGCGGATCGCCGAGCTGGGCGGGATGTACCGGGCGGAGCGGTCCGGCGTGCTCGGCGGGCTGACCCGGGTACGCGCCATCTCGCTCAACGACGCGCACAACTTCTGCGCCCTTGACCAGGTCGGCGACGAGGTCCGGGAGATCCTCCGGCTGATCCGCGAGGCGCACGCCGCGCTCGGCGTACGGCCGGCCGGGTTCCGGCTGTCGCTGCGTGGGCCGGGGGAGAAGTACGTCGGTGACGACGCGCAGTGGGCGCGGGCCGAGGAGTTGCTCCGCGCCGCGCTCGACGGGGTGGACTACACCGAGGGCCCCGGCGAGGCGGCCTTCTACGGCCCGAAGATCGACATCCAGATCGTGGACGCGGCCGGCCGGGAGTCGACCATCTCCACCATCCAGCTCGACTTCGACAAGCCGGAGAGGCTCGACCTGTCGTACGTCGACTCGGACGGGGCGCGGCGGCGGCCGGTGATGGTGCACCGGAGCCTGGTCGGCAGCATGGAGCGGCTCTTCGCGTACCTGATCGAGGTGCACGCGGGCGCCTTCCCGGCCTGGTACGCCCCGGTGCAGCTGGTGGTGCTCCCGGTCGACGACGGGCAGCTCGGCCCGGCGGTCGAGCTGGTCCGGCGGGCCGAGGCGGCCGGGCTGCGGGCCGAGGTGGACTCGGCCGGCTCCCTGGGCGCCCGGATCCGCAACGCGGCCGGCCGCAAGATCCCGTACGTCGGGGTGATCGGCCCCCGGGAGGCGGCCGAGGGGTCGCTCTCCCTGCGCCTGCGCGACGGTCGGTCGCTCGCCCCGATGTCCGTCGCGGACGCCCTCGGGCTGGTCGGTGCGGTGGTCGCCGCTCGCTCGGCCGACCTCCTCCCGGCCGACTGA
- a CDS encoding acetyl/propionyl/methylcrotonyl-CoA carboxylase subunit alpha: MRKVLIANRGEIAVRVIRACRDAGLGSVAVYADSDRDALHATLADEAYALGGDTATETYLRIEKLIDIAGKSGADAVHPGYGFLAENADFAHAVIDAGLTWIGPTPQAIRDLGDKVTARHIAQRAGAPLVPGTPDPVGSPDEVMAFAVDHGLPVAIKAAFGGGGRGLKVARTMEEIPDLFESATREAVAAFGRGECFVERYLDKPRHVEAQVLADQHGNVIVVGTRDCSLQRRHQKLVEEAPAPFLTEAQRAQIHVSAKAICREAGYHGAGTVEYLVGADGTISFLEVNTRLQVEHPVTEETAGIDLVREQFRIADGEKLRFSEDPTPRGHSIEFRINGEDPGRNFLPAPGTVTALRLPTGPGVRVDTGISAGDVIGGNFDSLLAKVIITGETRTEAIERARRALDEMVVEGMATALPFHRLVVRDEAFTAEPFTVHTRWIETEFDNTVPPFTAAAGAAEAPAERETVVVEVGGKRLEVTLPAGLGAGTTTAAPAAKKPARRGGGAKAGAAVSGDALTSPMQGTIVKIAVADGDTVEEGDLVVVLEAMKMEQPLHAHKAGTISGLSAEVGAVITAGAVICTIA; the protein is encoded by the coding sequence GTGCGCAAGGTACTCATCGCCAACCGCGGCGAGATCGCCGTCCGCGTCATCCGCGCCTGCCGCGACGCGGGCCTGGGCAGCGTCGCGGTGTACGCGGACTCCGACCGGGACGCCCTGCACGCCACCCTCGCCGACGAGGCGTACGCCCTCGGCGGGGACACCGCGACCGAGACGTACCTGCGGATCGAAAAGCTGATCGACATCGCCGGGAAGTCGGGCGCCGACGCGGTCCACCCGGGCTACGGCTTCCTCGCCGAGAACGCCGACTTCGCCCACGCCGTCATCGACGCCGGGCTGACCTGGATCGGCCCCACCCCGCAGGCGATCCGGGACCTCGGCGACAAGGTGACCGCCCGGCACATCGCCCAGCGCGCCGGGGCGCCCCTGGTCCCCGGCACCCCCGACCCGGTCGGCAGCCCGGACGAGGTGATGGCCTTCGCCGTCGACCACGGCCTGCCGGTCGCCATCAAGGCGGCCTTCGGCGGCGGCGGCCGCGGCCTCAAGGTGGCCCGCACCATGGAGGAGATCCCGGACCTGTTCGAGTCGGCCACCCGCGAGGCGGTGGCCGCGTTCGGCCGGGGCGAGTGCTTCGTCGAGCGGTACCTGGACAAGCCCCGGCACGTCGAGGCGCAGGTCCTCGCCGACCAGCACGGCAACGTGATCGTGGTCGGCACCCGGGACTGCTCGCTGCAGCGCCGGCACCAGAAGCTGGTCGAGGAGGCCCCCGCGCCGTTCCTCACCGAGGCGCAGCGCGCCCAGATCCACGTCAGCGCCAAGGCGATCTGCCGGGAGGCCGGCTACCACGGCGCCGGCACGGTGGAGTACCTGGTCGGCGCGGACGGCACCATCTCCTTCCTGGAAGTCAACACCCGGCTCCAGGTCGAGCACCCGGTCACCGAGGAGACCGCCGGCATCGACCTGGTCCGCGAGCAGTTCCGGATCGCCGACGGCGAGAAGCTGCGGTTCAGCGAGGACCCGACCCCGCGCGGGCACTCCATCGAGTTCCGGATCAACGGTGAGGACCCGGGCCGCAACTTCCTGCCTGCCCCGGGCACGGTCACCGCGCTGCGGCTGCCCACGGGCCCCGGTGTCCGGGTGGACACCGGCATTTCGGCCGGCGACGTGATCGGCGGCAACTTCGACTCGCTGCTGGCCAAGGTGATCATCACCGGCGAGACGCGTACCGAGGCGATCGAGCGGGCCCGCCGGGCGCTCGACGAGATGGTCGTCGAGGGCATGGCCACCGCGCTGCCGTTCCACCGGCTGGTGGTCCGCGACGAGGCGTTCACCGCCGAGCCGTTCACCGTGCACACCCGGTGGATCGAGACCGAGTTCGACAACACCGTTCCGCCGTTCACCGCGGCCGCCGGCGCCGCCGAGGCGCCGGCCGAGCGCGAGACCGTCGTGGTCGAGGTGGGTGGCAAGCGGCTGGAGGTCACCCTCCCCGCCGGCCTCGGCGCCGGTACGACCACCGCCGCGCCGGCCGCCAAGAAGCCCGCCCGCCGGGGCGGCGGGGCCAAGGCCGGCGCCGCGGTCAGCGGCGACGCGCTCACCTCCCCCATGCAGGGCACCATCGTCAAGATCGCCGTCGCCGACGGGGACACCGTCGAAGAGGGCGACCTGGTCGTGGTGCTGGAGGCGATGAAGATGGAGCAGCCGCTGCACGCGCACAAGGCGGGCACGATCAGCGGACTCTCGGCCGAGGTCGGCGCGGTCATCACCGCCGGCGCGGTGATCTGCACCATCGCCTGA
- a CDS encoding ABC transporter ATP-binding protein: MGAGMPAEKSMNFGPSARRLLGRLRPHRPQLVAIVALAVVSVGFSVTGPKILGHATDLIFSGVIGRQLPAGTTTEQAVAAARAAGNDNFADMLARMDVVPGVGIDFTRLGRVLALALALYLAASLLLWWQGWLLNGVVQRTVLRLRAEVEEKLNRLPLPYFDRQPRGELLSRVTNDIDNISQTLSQTLSQLLTSLLTVVGVLAMMFWISPLLALVALVAVPLSVIVTGQIAKRSQRKFIAQWTHTGELNGQIEEAFTGHELVRVFGRQREVEAAFHAKNDELFEASFGAQFISGIIMPAMFFIGNLSYVAIAVVGGLRVASGAMSLGDVQAFIQYSRQFTQPLTQVASMANLLQSGVASAERVFAVLDAEEQTPDPATPARIVDPHGRVEFEHVSFRYAPEKPLIEDLSLVAEPGHTVAIVGPTGAGKTTLVNLIMRFYELDAGRITLDGVDITTMRRDELRGRIGMVLQDTWLFGGTIRDNIAYGRPDATEEEIIAAARATFVDRFVRSLPDGYDTVIDEEGSNVSAGERQLITIARAFLAEPSLLILDEATSSVDTRTEVLLQRAMAALRSDRTSFVIAHRLSTIRDADLILMMEHGRIVEQGTHEELLAAHGAYARLYQSQFTAAVVDDEVDPLRQPAAAGN, from the coding sequence ATGGGCGCCGGGATGCCCGCCGAGAAGTCGATGAACTTCGGGCCGTCGGCCCGGCGACTGCTCGGCCGGCTGCGGCCGCACCGCCCGCAGCTGGTCGCGATCGTCGCGCTGGCCGTGGTGAGCGTCGGGTTCAGCGTGACCGGCCCGAAGATCCTCGGCCACGCCACCGACCTGATCTTCAGCGGGGTGATCGGCCGGCAGCTTCCCGCCGGGACCACCACCGAGCAGGCGGTGGCGGCGGCCCGGGCCGCGGGCAACGACAACTTCGCGGACATGCTCGCCCGGATGGACGTGGTGCCCGGCGTCGGGATCGACTTCACCCGGCTCGGCCGGGTGCTCGCCCTGGCGCTGGCGCTCTACCTGGCCGCCAGCCTGCTGTTGTGGTGGCAGGGCTGGCTGCTCAACGGCGTGGTGCAGCGGACCGTGCTGCGACTGCGCGCCGAGGTGGAGGAGAAGCTCAACCGGCTGCCGCTGCCCTACTTCGACCGGCAGCCCCGGGGCGAGCTGCTCAGCCGGGTCACCAACGACATCGACAACATCTCGCAGACCCTGTCGCAGACGCTGAGCCAGCTGCTCACCTCGCTGCTCACCGTGGTCGGCGTACTGGCCATGATGTTCTGGATCTCACCGCTGCTGGCGCTGGTCGCGCTGGTCGCGGTGCCGCTGTCGGTGATCGTGACCGGTCAGATCGCCAAGCGGTCGCAGCGCAAGTTCATCGCCCAGTGGACCCACACCGGCGAGCTGAACGGGCAGATCGAGGAGGCGTTCACCGGCCACGAGCTGGTCAGGGTCTTCGGCCGGCAGCGCGAGGTGGAGGCGGCCTTCCACGCCAAGAACGACGAGCTGTTCGAGGCCAGCTTCGGCGCCCAGTTCATCTCCGGGATCATCATGCCGGCGATGTTCTTCATCGGGAACCTCAGCTACGTGGCCATCGCGGTGGTCGGCGGGCTGCGGGTGGCGTCGGGGGCGATGAGTCTCGGCGACGTGCAGGCGTTCATCCAGTACTCGCGGCAGTTCACCCAGCCGCTCACCCAGGTCGCCTCGATGGCCAACCTGCTCCAGTCCGGCGTCGCGTCGGCCGAGCGGGTCTTCGCCGTCCTCGACGCCGAGGAGCAGACCCCGGACCCGGCGACGCCGGCCCGGATCGTCGACCCGCACGGCCGGGTCGAGTTCGAGCACGTCTCCTTCCGGTACGCCCCGGAGAAGCCGCTGATCGAGGACCTGTCGCTGGTGGCCGAGCCGGGTCATACGGTGGCGATCGTCGGGCCGACCGGCGCCGGCAAGACCACCCTGGTCAACCTGATCATGCGGTTCTACGAGCTGGACGCCGGCCGGATCACCCTCGACGGGGTGGACATCACCACGATGCGCCGGGACGAGCTGCGCGGCCGGATCGGCATGGTGCTCCAGGACACCTGGCTCTTCGGCGGCACCATCCGGGACAACATCGCGTACGGACGGCCGGACGCCACGGAGGAGGAGATCATCGCCGCCGCCCGGGCCACCTTTGTGGACCGCTTCGTGCGCAGCCTCCCCGACGGGTACGACACGGTGATCGACGAGGAGGGGAGCAACGTCAGCGCCGGCGAGCGGCAGCTCATCACCATCGCCCGGGCGTTCCTGGCCGAGCCGTCCCTGCTGATCCTGGACGAGGCGACCAGCTCGGTGGACACCCGGACCGAGGTGCTGCTCCAGCGGGCGATGGCGGCGCTGCGCTCGGACCGGACCAGCTTCGTCATCGCGCACCGGCTCTCCACCATCCGCGACGCCGACCTGATCCTGATGATGGAGCACGGCCGGATCGTGGAGCAGGGCACCCACGAGGAGCTGCTCGCCGCCCACGGCGCGTACGCCCGCCTCTATCAGTCCCAGTTCACCGCGGCGGTGGTCGACGACGAGGTCGACCCGCTGCGCCAGCCCGCCGCGGCGGGAAACTGA
- a CDS encoding MarR family winged helix-turn-helix transcriptional regulator has translation MEPLARFPDVLRHAPLGRLLSVAGKLVEQRWGRYLAEHHGLTSAGMRVLFILSGMGETTHRDVAERCFVRPATLTGIVDTLERDGFVERRRDAADRRTVRVALTDKGREHARALTDLIHSDNPLTSVDADPAKKAVIREFLIELITTMSDGDVGRLNPDQESTDETTPGGRPC, from the coding sequence ATGGAACCACTGGCCCGCTTCCCCGACGTGCTGCGCCACGCGCCACTCGGCCGGCTGCTCTCCGTCGCCGGCAAACTCGTGGAGCAGCGCTGGGGGCGCTATCTGGCTGAGCACCACGGCCTCACCTCGGCCGGGATGCGGGTGCTGTTCATCCTGTCCGGGATGGGCGAGACCACCCACCGGGACGTCGCCGAGCGTTGCTTCGTCCGACCCGCCACCCTCACCGGGATCGTCGACACCCTCGAACGCGACGGCTTCGTCGAGCGGCGCCGGGACGCCGCCGACCGCCGTACGGTGCGGGTCGCGCTGACCGACAAGGGCCGCGAGCACGCGCGGGCGCTCACCGACCTGATCCACAGCGACAACCCGCTCACCTCAGTGGACGCCGACCCGGCGAAGAAGGCGGTGATCCGGGAGTTTCTGATCGAACTCATCACGACCATGTCCGACGGGGACGTCGGCAGGTTGAACCCAGACCAGGAATCCACCGACGAGACGACACCGGGGGGCCGTCCGTGCTGA
- a CDS encoding ABC transporter ATP-binding protein — protein MLIRLLRTYLRPYHRLLAAVVALQFVGTMASLYLPSLNADIIDRGVAVGDSGQILRTGGWMLLVSLLQIACSVAAVYLGAKTAMGFGRDVRAAIFGHVNRFSAREVARFGAPSLITRNTNDVQQVQMLVLLSCTMLVAAPIMSVGGVVMALREDVGLSWLLLVSVPALAVALGLIIRRMVPGFRLMQTRIDTVNRVLREQISGIRVVRAFVREPYETERFGVANADLTATALRVGRLQALIFPTVMLVLNVSSVAVLWFGAARVDAGQIQVGALTAFLQYLMQILMAVMMATFMLIMVPRAAVCTERIVEVLDTKSSVVPAAQPVTEVSGHGSLELRGVGFQYPGASAPVLHDISLRAAPGQTTAIIGSTGAGKTTLLTLIPRLVDPTAGAVLVDGVDVRDLAPDELWRRIGLVPQRPYLFTGTVASNLRYGNPDATDAELWAALEIAQAREFVAEMPGGLDAAIAQGGTNVSGGQRQRLAIARALVRKPEIYLFDDSFSALDLGTDARLRAALRPVTADAAVVIVAQRVSTIVDADQIIVLEDGGVVGMGRHEELLETSPTYAEIVASQQTAEVPA, from the coding sequence GTGCTGATCCGCCTGTTGCGCACCTATCTGCGCCCGTACCACCGGCTGTTGGCGGCCGTGGTGGCGCTCCAGTTCGTCGGCACCATGGCCTCGCTCTATCTGCCGAGCCTCAACGCCGACATCATCGACCGCGGCGTCGCCGTGGGCGACAGCGGTCAGATTCTGCGTACGGGCGGATGGATGCTGCTGGTCAGCCTGCTCCAGATCGCCTGCTCGGTCGCCGCGGTGTACCTCGGCGCGAAGACGGCGATGGGGTTCGGGCGGGACGTCCGCGCGGCCATCTTCGGCCACGTCAACCGGTTCTCCGCGCGCGAGGTCGCCCGGTTCGGGGCGCCCTCGCTGATCACCCGGAACACCAACGACGTCCAGCAGGTGCAGATGCTCGTCCTGCTGAGCTGCACGATGCTGGTGGCCGCCCCGATCATGAGCGTCGGCGGGGTGGTGATGGCGCTCCGCGAGGATGTCGGGCTCTCCTGGCTGCTGCTGGTCAGCGTGCCGGCCCTGGCGGTCGCGCTGGGCCTGATCATCCGGCGGATGGTGCCGGGCTTCCGGCTCATGCAGACCCGGATCGACACCGTCAACCGGGTGCTGCGCGAGCAGATCAGCGGGATCCGGGTGGTCCGCGCCTTCGTCCGCGAGCCGTACGAGACGGAGCGCTTCGGCGTCGCGAACGCCGACCTGACCGCGACCGCCCTGCGCGTCGGCCGGCTGCAGGCGCTGATCTTCCCGACCGTGATGCTGGTGCTCAACGTCTCCAGCGTCGCGGTGCTCTGGTTCGGCGCGGCGCGGGTGGACGCCGGTCAGATCCAGGTCGGCGCGCTCACCGCCTTCCTCCAGTACCTGATGCAGATCCTGATGGCGGTCATGATGGCCACCTTCATGCTGATAATGGTGCCCCGGGCGGCCGTCTGCACCGAACGCATCGTCGAGGTGCTGGACACCAAGTCGTCGGTTGTGCCGGCAGCGCAGCCGGTGACCGAGGTGTCGGGCCACGGCTCGCTCGAGCTGCGGGGCGTCGGCTTTCAGTACCCGGGGGCGAGCGCCCCGGTGCTGCACGACATCTCGCTCCGGGCCGCCCCCGGCCAGACCACCGCGATCATCGGGTCGACCGGTGCCGGCAAGACCACCCTGCTCACGTTGATCCCCCGGCTGGTCGACCCGACCGCCGGCGCGGTGCTGGTGGACGGGGTGGATGTCCGCGACCTCGCGCCGGACGAGCTGTGGCGCCGGATCGGGCTGGTGCCGCAGCGGCCGTACCTGTTCACCGGCACGGTGGCCAGCAACCTCCGGTACGGCAACCCGGACGCCACCGACGCCGAACTCTGGGCGGCGCTGGAGATCGCCCAGGCCCGGGAGTTCGTCGCCGAGATGCCCGGCGGGCTGGACGCCGCGATCGCCCAGGGCGGCACGAACGTCTCCGGCGGTCAGCGGCAGCGGCTGGCGATCGCCCGCGCGCTGGTCCGCAAGCCGGAGATCTACCTGTTCGACGACTCGTTCTCGGCGCTCGACCTCGGCACCGACGCCCGGCTGCGGGCCGCGCTGAGGCCGGTCACCGCGGACGCGGCGGTGGTGATCGTGGCCCAACGGGTCTCCACGATCGTCGACGCCGACCAGATCATCGTGCTCGAAGACGGAGGCGTCGTCGGGATGGGCCGACACGAGGAACTGCTGGAGACCAGCCCGACGTACGCCGAGATCGTGGCGTCGCAGCAGACCGCGGAGGTGCCGGCGTGA
- a CDS encoding GuaB1 family IMP dehydrogenase-related protein has protein sequence MQFLHGAVPAHDLTYNDVFMAPARSEVGSRLDVDLATNDGTGTTIPLVVSNMTAVSGRRMAETVARRGAIAVIPQDIPIEVVANVVAWVKERHLVHDTAITLGPTDTVGDAIHLLPKRSHGAVIVVDEAGRPVGVVTEADTVGVDRFAQLRHVMSTELHTVPADADPRTGFDRLSAGRRRLAPVVDAEGRLIGVLTRQGALRATLYKPAVDDKARLRIAAAVGINGDVTGKAAALLEAGVDTLVVDTAHGHQDRMISALRAVRGLDPAVPVAAGNVVTAEGVRDLVEAGADIIKVGVGPGAMCTTRMMTGVGRPQFSAVLDCAAAARALGRHVWADGGVRHPRDVALALAAGASNVMIGSWFAGTYESPGDLYTDPDSRRYKESFGMASARAVSARTAEDSAYDRARKAIFEEGISSARMYLDPARPGVEDLIDEIISGVRSAFTYAGARNLEEFHERALVGVQSTAGYTEGMPLPTSW, from the coding sequence GTGCAGTTCCTTCATGGCGCGGTTCCCGCGCACGACCTGACCTACAACGACGTCTTCATGGCGCCGGCCCGCTCCGAGGTGGGCTCACGGCTCGACGTCGACCTGGCCACAAATGACGGCACCGGTACCACCATCCCGCTGGTGGTGTCGAACATGACGGCGGTGTCCGGCCGACGGATGGCCGAGACCGTGGCCCGGCGCGGTGCCATCGCGGTGATCCCGCAGGACATCCCGATCGAGGTGGTGGCCAACGTCGTCGCCTGGGTCAAGGAGCGACACCTGGTGCACGACACGGCGATCACCCTCGGCCCGACCGACACCGTCGGCGACGCGATCCACCTGCTGCCGAAGCGGTCGCACGGGGCGGTGATCGTGGTCGACGAGGCCGGCCGGCCGGTCGGCGTGGTCACCGAGGCGGACACCGTCGGCGTGGACCGCTTCGCCCAACTGCGGCACGTGATGTCGACCGAGTTGCACACCGTGCCGGCGGACGCGGACCCGCGTACCGGCTTCGACCGGCTCTCGGCCGGACGGCGGCGGCTCGCCCCGGTGGTGGACGCCGAGGGCCGGCTGATCGGGGTGCTCACCCGGCAGGGCGCGCTGCGGGCCACGCTCTACAAGCCGGCCGTGGACGACAAGGCGCGGCTGCGGATCGCGGCTGCGGTGGGCATCAACGGCGACGTGACCGGCAAGGCCGCTGCGCTGCTGGAGGCCGGCGTGGACACGCTGGTCGTGGACACCGCGCACGGCCACCAGGATCGGATGATCTCCGCGCTGCGGGCGGTCCGCGGGCTCGACCCGGCGGTGCCGGTCGCGGCCGGCAACGTGGTCACCGCCGAGGGCGTACGCGACCTGGTCGAGGCGGGCGCCGACATCATCAAGGTCGGCGTGGGCCCGGGCGCGATGTGCACCACCCGGATGATGACCGGCGTCGGGCGGCCACAGTTCTCCGCGGTGCTGGACTGCGCAGCGGCGGCCCGGGCGCTCGGCCGGCACGTCTGGGCCGACGGCGGGGTACGGCACCCCCGCGACGTGGCGCTGGCGCTTGCCGCGGGCGCGTCCAACGTGATGATCGGCTCCTGGTTCGCCGGCACCTACGAGTCCCCCGGTGACCTCTACACGGACCCGGACAGCCGGCGGTACAAGGAGAGCTTCGGCATGGCGTCGGCTCGGGCGGTCAGCGCGCGTACCGCCGAGGACAGCGCGTACGACCGGGCCCGGAAGGCGATCTTCGAGGAGGGCATCTCCTCGGCCCGGATGTACCTGGACCCGGCCCGCCCCGGCGTCGAGGACCTGATCGACGAGATCATTTCCGGGGTGCGCAGCGCCTTCACCTACGCCGGCGCCCGCAATCTGGAGGAGTTCCACGAGCGGGCGCTGGTCGGCGTGCAGAGCACGGCCGGCTACACCGAGGGCATGCCGCTACCCACCAGCTGGTGA
- a CDS encoding TetR/AcrR family transcriptional regulator, producing the protein MRGYHHGDLRRALLGAAVEAIGESGPTALSLRDLARRAGVSHAAPAHHFGDKAGLLTALAVEGFDLLADALGRAGDDLLEIGVAYVRFAVDHQAHFEVMFRPELYRADDPQVVAARTRAGEALRGGLSALPARSAAEPDRDALAAWSIVHGFATLWLAGALPAGTGRDPEVVARSVIRRLFE; encoded by the coding sequence ATGCGCGGCTACCACCACGGCGACCTCCGGCGGGCGCTGCTCGGCGCCGCGGTCGAGGCGATCGGCGAGTCCGGGCCGACCGCGTTGAGCCTGCGCGACCTGGCCCGCCGGGCCGGCGTCTCGCACGCCGCCCCGGCACATCACTTCGGCGACAAGGCCGGTCTGCTCACCGCGCTCGCCGTCGAGGGCTTCGACCTCCTCGCCGACGCGTTGGGGCGGGCCGGCGACGACCTGCTCGAGATCGGGGTGGCCTACGTCCGGTTCGCGGTGGACCACCAGGCCCACTTCGAGGTGATGTTCCGGCCGGAGCTCTACCGCGCGGACGATCCCCAGGTGGTGGCCGCGCGTACGCGGGCCGGGGAGGCGCTGCGCGGGGGCCTGTCCGCCCTGCCGGCGCGGTCGGCCGCCGAACCCGACCGGGACGCGCTCGCCGCCTGGTCCATCGTGCACGGCTTCGCGACGCTCTGGCTGGCGGGCGCCCTCCCGGCCGGCACCGGCCGGGACCCGGAGGTCGTCGCGCGCTCGGTGATCCGCCGGCTCTTCGAGTGA
- a CDS encoding DedA family protein has product MPELLTDVTSPTWAYLALLGLLVADAFVPVIPTQLVMITSGALTVYGGLSLPLTIAVGALGVFVGDLTCYLLGRGAPDRRAGRHAEFGRARRVAGRVTRGLREPGPLVILLCRFVPGGRMAACFSAGRRRYPYRLFLSYEAAAAAGWATYGTLVGHLGGTALTESAWRLAVIGAAAAAGFAAAGWAMTAISARAARTEFPSTDDVDRVPLRSSSGQRETHARNRSL; this is encoded by the coding sequence GTGCCCGAACTTCTCACTGACGTCACGTCGCCGACGTGGGCGTACCTCGCGCTGCTGGGGCTGCTGGTGGCCGACGCCTTCGTGCCGGTCATCCCGACACAGCTGGTCATGATCACCAGCGGTGCGCTCACCGTCTACGGCGGACTGAGCCTGCCGCTCACCATCGCCGTGGGTGCGCTCGGCGTCTTCGTCGGCGACCTTACCTGCTACCTGCTCGGCCGGGGCGCGCCCGACCGCCGGGCGGGGCGGCACGCCGAGTTCGGGCGGGCGCGCCGGGTGGCCGGCCGGGTCACCCGGGGGCTGCGCGAGCCGGGGCCGCTGGTGATCCTGCTCTGCCGGTTCGTGCCCGGCGGCCGGATGGCGGCCTGCTTCTCCGCCGGACGCCGCCGCTACCCGTACCGGCTCTTCCTGAGCTACGAGGCGGCCGCGGCGGCCGGCTGGGCGACGTACGGGACGCTGGTCGGACACCTGGGCGGTACGGCGCTGACCGAGTCGGCCTGGCGGTTGGCGGTGATCGGGGCGGCTGCGGCGGCCGGGTTCGCGGCGGCCGGTTGGGCGATGACGGCGATCAGCGCCCGCGCCGCCCGCACCGAGTTCCCATCGACCGACGACGTGGACCGGGTGCCGCTGCGGTCGTCGTCGGGGCAGCGGGAGACGCACGCGCGGAACCGTTCCCTCTAG